Below is a window of Cytophaga hutchinsonii ATCC 33406 DNA.
AAATTTCTTGATCCTACTTTAGCAGTCTCAATTTCACGGTTGCGAGCAGAATCACGGTCTTTGACTTCCATCCTTAAGATGGTCTGTTCATGCTCATTGAGCATTTGTTCGAACATGATGTGTAATTTTGCTTTTTCTTCTTTAGAAGTAACTACTTCATCAATGATGTCTTTTGCACTTTCAAGTATTTTTCCGCTTGTAAATAATCCTTTTATCAGTTCCCACATATCTATCGTTCTTTAGAATTAAAACTTATTTAAGCTGCTTCATCATATTCGAAGATGTCCATTTCTCCGCCCTGGTTAAACCTGCCGTATTGAACAGCATGACCTTTCTCCGGTACTTCAATAACAATATCTACGTCGTGTTGAAAATCATTTCTTCCTTTGAAGTTCCCGTCTTTACGGACATGGAATACATAGATGAAAGAAATAAGCGGATATTGTTTTTCAAGAGCTGTCAGACCTTCCGGTGACAAACCAAGCTTGCTCACGCTATCCAGGAATATGAAATTGTAAGCTGAAAGATCTTTGGGCATAGTGCCTGTTAAGAACAGGTTCGGATCTGCTACGCCTTTTTCTCGTACCTTATTTTGAAGGGTAATAAATAGATCCTCTTCACTTGCTACATACAACACTTTCCCATGATTCTTTGCTAAGTATCCGGCAAAGTCCATACACAGATACGACTTACCAAACTTAGGCTTTCCATAGATCATCGCTGAAAATCCTGGAGAAGGATCACCAATCAGATCAAGCCATTTGCCTTTAAAGCCGATGGTATCAAATTTTAGATTTACAAAGTCCATGCTGCTCATGATCTCACTTGGGCTATCGTCTGTCCCAGCTAGACCACATCCACATCCATCAACAATACCCATCAAACCGTTTAACTCAGTTTTAGAAATACTGACGATCTTATCTTTACCAGTGATGTAATTCTTTACCGTCTTAATTGCTACTTTGAGTCTGTCAAGATATGGATCGGTCGGTTCAACTTTTGCGCTGCTGATTGCTTTCTCTGCCTGTCTTACAAAACTTTCTGCCTTGGTCTTTTCAATCTCTTTTGACTGCATGCCGATGTATCGTTTCAGATAAGCAATGGAGGCGTAAACGATTTCACCTCCAGCGATAGCAGTGAGTTTACTCAGCAAACTATTATCCAATTTAATGTCTGCTCCTCCGCTGGTTTCTGTTGCTTTTGCTAGCTTTATAAGCCTGTCTTGCACAATACCAATTTCAGAAGCATAGGTTGAATCTTTATTAATGAGCCTATGTGTAATTGCTTTTTGCAGTCTTAATAATAGGCTTCTGATTTGAGCATGTGTTTTCTGTTTGTTATTGAAAGCGACAAAGCTTTTAATGAATTTTACATCTTCACTTGTATTTTCTACTTGATTTGCATCGCTGCTGGCTTGTGTGTTTTTAGTTTGAGTAGGAGCAACGTCAATAGAAATTTCATCTTCATTTACTGTTTTGATGGAATCTTTTGTATTGATTGTAAATGAGTATTCAACCTTAGGAGCTTGTACTCCTTGACCAGGAATAAAATTTCCGGATTTGATCGTAAATATTTTATTGATTACGGCCTTTTCACCCGTTGTTTTTAATGTGATGTTTTGACCTACAAAATATTTATCTGACTTAATAGATGAGACTTTGTTTTTTACAGGAGCTGCAGGCTTGGCTTTGGGCTCGGCCTTGACAGCTTTTTTATTTACTGCAAGCAGCTTTGAAAGCTCCTTAAAATAAAGCTCTGTACTTTCCTTAATATCGCCATCTTCTAAAACGCTCCAGTCTGTAAAGTCATTTGTGCCTTCCTTTAAATCATTATGGAAATTCTTTAAAAGTACTGGAAGATTACTAATGCCGATTTGCTCAATGCTTTCTATATAGTTATGGATCGTAATCATTTTCAGGCAGCGTTTTGTAGAGTCAGTTTTAATTTCAGTGCTTTGGCTTTTAGCTTTAATTTCCGCTTTCGAAGATCATTGTCATTAATATGAGTAATAACACGTTCTTTATCAGGAAGAATGCAGCTGTCAGAAGCTACATCCATGGACTTATAAGAGAGCAGGTAATTTAGTCTTGCAAACTCTGCCGCTCTTTCCTCTACTGTAGCACCATTTACTGCCATTGCTGATTTTTTTTGAATGGCTTCTCTTTTCAAGGTTTCAAAGAATTCATCCGATTCAGCATGACTGATTTCCGCTTCAATAGCTCCCTGATCTCTTTTGTAAGCACCAATAATTTCCTGTATGTTATCGTTGATCGTAAATCCCTTTTGTGATAGGATTGTTTTTTCAGCTTTCTTAACATTGGACAGGTACTGCTTGTATTCAGAGAACAGATAATGGTTGCGTGTATCAACAGGATAGATGCCTTTTAAAAGAATTCGTCCCAGGCGTAACAGTTCTTTATCTGTTTGAGTTGAAGATTCAAGAAACATTTCAATAGCGAGCATCGTTTCTCTTACTTCTTCTTTTACAGCGTCGATCTCTTTAGCCGTGTAACGCTGATAGCTGAATTGAGTGAATTCAATTTCAGATAATCTAACTTTTGCTTTACCTAAATGCTCAACTGCTTGCTGGCGTAAAACAAAGAAACGCCTAAGGATAATATCAAAGCGTGCTAATGTATCAAGGCTACCGTTCACAATGTTTAGCCTACGTTCCATTTCTGCTTTGAGTATTTTCCGCTTCATGTTTGCGATGACTTCAATGTCTGTGATCAATGCAAACTTTACTTCCTCTGGATCTAACGCTTCTAAGTCAAGTACATTACCTCTGTCGCCTCTATACCAGATGTCATTGATCCGGCTGGTTTTTTCTTCCAACTTTTGAAAGACAAACACGTCCATACTATCCTGCACCAGTGGCATCACAGATCGGATATAACCGAACTCATTTCCTTGGCGCCAGATACGTCCTTCGAGCTGCCGTATATCGGTCGGATTCCAGTCTGGATAACAATTATAGATGACAGTTCCTTTACGCTGCAAATCAATACCTTCACGAATCGTAGCCGTGCCAATTATAATCTTTACGGCACCATCAAGAAACGCTTCCTTGATGTTTTCTTTTCTAGCCTGACTCATTTCAGAAGTAATGATCTCCACTTCGTCTAAAGCAATGCGGTTCCATTTTACTCCTTTTTTATAGCCGGTTTCTTTTTCTAAATATTCCTTAATGAATGCAAAGAAGCTCTTACCACGGTTCAAATAAATAACCTGACCGGATACTTCCTGCTTACGTTCTTCATGCCATTGTTTTACTGAAGCAATACATTCAAGAACGTATTTAATTTTTGGCGATTCATC
It encodes the following:
- a CDS encoding ATP-dependent serine protease; the protein is MITIHNYIESIEQIGISNLPVLLKNFHNDLKEGTNDFTDWSVLEDGDIKESTELYFKELSKLLAVNKKAVKAEPKAKPAAPVKNKVSSIKSDKYFVGQNITLKTTGEKAVINKIFTIKSGNFIPGQGVQAPKVEYSFTINTKDSIKTVNEDEISIDVAPTQTKNTQASSDANQVENTSEDVKFIKSFVAFNNKQKTHAQIRSLLLRLQKAITHRLINKDSTYASEIGIVQDRLIKLAKATETSGGADIKLDNSLLSKLTAIAGGEIVYASIAYLKRYIGMQSKEIEKTKAESFVRQAEKAISSAKVEPTDPYLDRLKVAIKTVKNYITGKDKIVSISKTELNGLMGIVDGCGCGLAGTDDSPSEIMSSMDFVNLKFDTIGFKGKWLDLIGDPSPGFSAMIYGKPKFGKSYLCMDFAGYLAKNHGKVLYVASEEDLFITLQNKVREKGVADPNLFLTGTMPKDLSAYNFIFLDSVSKLGLSPEGLTALEKQYPLISFIYVFHVRKDGNFKGRNDFQHDVDIVIEVPEKGHAVQYGRFNQGGEMDIFEYDEAA